A genomic region of Balaenoptera acutorostrata chromosome 4, mBalAcu1.1, whole genome shotgun sequence contains the following coding sequences:
- the LOC130708172 gene encoding mitotic-spindle organizing protein 1: MASSSGVGAAAANLNAVRETMDVLLEISRILNTGLDMETLSICVRLCEQGINPEALSSVIKELRKAAEALKAAENMTS; encoded by the coding sequence ATGGCGAGTAGCAGCGGCgtcggggcggcggcggcgaatCTGAATGCGGTGAGGGAGACCATGGACGTTCTGCTTGAGATTTCAAGAATTTTGAATACTGGATTAGATATGGAAACTCTGTCTATATGTGTACGGCTCTGTGAACAAGGAATTAACCCAGAAGCTTTATCATCAGTTATTAAGGAACTTCGCAAGGCCGCTGAAGCATTAAAGGCTGCTGAAAATATGACAAGCTGA